One window from the genome of Sulfurimonas hongkongensis encodes:
- the der gene encoding ribosome biogenesis GTPase Der has translation MKKIAIIGRPNVGKSSLFNRLVKKRDAITSDLAGTTRDIKRRNAIIINKQVELLDTGGLDKGCELFDKIKEMSLKAAYMADIILYVVDGKSIPEEEDKKLFYELQNLGKDVALVVNKIDNDKMKDNLWDFYEFGTDAIFGISVSHNRGTVELLEWIASCVPDSDIVKEEDAEDDVRIVKEEAIDDEEFFSQHSFSDQDDDDYIYWDEEEVEDDSVFANNDLIKEHDEDDEDHIKIAIIGRTNVGKSSLLNALLGEERSVVSSVAGTTIDPIDETIDYKGKQLTFVDTAGLRRRGKILGIEKYALMRTTEMLENANMALIVLDASEPFLDLDEKIAGLVDSNRLASIIVLNKWDISKRDEHDKIIREVRDRFKFLAYAPIITLSAKSHQRVDKLHDMILEINENYSQRIPTSKINEVIEKALRRHTLPSVSGQVIRIYYATQYETRPPKIAIIMNKPSGLHFTYRRYLTNKLREAFNFSGTPLLFKAKKKGEK, from the coding sequence ATGAAAAAAATCGCAATTATCGGTCGTCCAAATGTTGGAAAAAGCTCACTTTTTAATCGCTTAGTAAAAAAAAGAGATGCTATTACCTCTGACCTTGCTGGAACTACCAGAGATATAAAAAGAAGAAATGCCATCATCATAAACAAACAAGTAGAACTTTTAGATACAGGCGGACTTGACAAAGGATGCGAACTTTTTGACAAGATAAAAGAGATGTCACTAAAAGCAGCTTATATGGCTGATATCATTCTCTATGTAGTAGATGGAAAGAGTATCCCAGAAGAAGAGGATAAAAAACTCTTTTATGAACTTCAAAACTTAGGAAAAGATGTAGCCCTAGTTGTAAATAAGATAGACAATGACAAGATGAAAGATAATCTTTGGGACTTTTATGAGTTTGGAACCGATGCTATCTTTGGCATCTCAGTTTCACACAATAGAGGAACAGTAGAGCTTTTAGAGTGGATAGCTTCTTGTGTTCCTGATAGCGATATCGTAAAAGAAGAAGATGCAGAGGACGATGTAAGGATTGTTAAAGAGGAAGCCATTGATGATGAAGAGTTTTTCTCACAGCACTCATTTTCTGATCAAGATGATGATGACTACATCTACTGGGATGAAGAAGAGGTAGAAGATGATTCTGTTTTTGCAAACAATGACCTTATAAAAGAGCATGATGAGGATGACGAAGATCATATCAAGATAGCCATTATTGGGCGAACAAATGTTGGAAAAAGCTCACTGCTAAATGCACTTTTAGGTGAAGAGCGCTCAGTTGTAAGCAGTGTAGCTGGAACTACAATAGATCCAATTGATGAGACTATAGACTACAAGGGCAAGCAACTCACTTTTGTAGATACTGCAGGTCTTAGAAGAAGAGGTAAGATTTTAGGTATTGAGAAGTACGCTTTGATGAGAACTACTGAGATGCTAGAAAATGCAAATATGGCTCTTATAGTCTTAGATGCAAGCGAACCTTTTTTAGATTTAGATGAAAAAATTGCAGGACTTGTTGATAGCAATAGACTTGCATCTATCATAGTTTTAAACAAGTGGGATATTTCAAAAAGAGATGAGCATGATAAAATCATAAGAGAAGTAAGAGACAGATTTAAGTTTTTAGCTTACGCACCCATTATCACACTCTCTGCAAAGTCACACCAGAGGGTAGATAAGCTTCACGATATGATTTTAGAGATAAATGAAAACTACTCTCAAAGAATACCAACATCAAAGATAAACGAAGTTATAGAAAAAGCTCTAAGACGCCATACCTTGCCAAGCGTAAGCGGTCAGGTTATCCGCATCTACTATGCGACTCAGTATGAGACAAGACCACCAAAGATTGCCATCATCATGAACAAACCAAGTGGACTCCACTTTACGTATAGAAGATACTTAACAAACAAACTTAGAGAGGCTTTTAACTTCAGTGGAACACCACTACTTTTTAAAGCGAAGAAAAAAGGAGAAAAATAG
- the hpf gene encoding ribosome hibernation-promoting factor, HPF/YfiA family, translating to MNVQIRSKDVKLNENNKALIESAIEGFSKYSLDITSTNVMVKTEKKGISVEFDIRIAHNEPVIINQRDEDLETAIDLASERASKALRRLHTKIVDHSKMSIKDLEPLDS from the coding sequence ATGAATGTACAGATTCGTTCAAAAGATGTGAAACTAAATGAAAATAACAAAGCTCTTATTGAGTCAGCGATTGAGGGATTTTCTAAATATTCACTTGATATTACAAGTACAAATGTTATGGTTAAAACTGAAAAAAAAGGAATTTCTGTAGAGTTTGATATCCGCATAGCTCATAATGAACCAGTTATTATAAACCAGCGAGATGAGGATTTAGAGACAGCTATAGACTTGGCATCTGAGAGGGCTTCAAAAGCACTTCGCCGTCTCCACACGAAGATAGTAGATCACAGTAAAATGTCTATAAAAGACTTAGAACCACTAGATTCATAA
- the trpS gene encoding tryptophan--tRNA ligase: MRVFTGIQPSGDLHIGNYFGSIKQMVDAQASSETFAFIANYHAMTSVRDGDRLAKLTMQCATDFLALGIDPNKSTFWIQSDVKEVLELYWILSSFTPMGLLERAHSYKDKTAKGIAANHSLFSYPVLMAADILIFGADVVPVGKDQIQHVEIARDIAIKFNNAYGDIFTIPEFRIQEEIQTVPGIDGQKMSKSYNNVVNIFGQEKEQMKTIKKIVTENVALEEPKEFEGCNVYNMAKLFLQGDELVALQERYKRGGEGHGHFKLYLHEVIWEYFRDFREQRAYFEAHQDEVKEILDRGASKARAVALPMIEKIREVTGLVF; the protein is encoded by the coding sequence ATGAGAGTATTTACAGGAATTCAACCCTCAGGAGATTTGCATATAGGTAACTATTTTGGTTCCATAAAGCAGATGGTAGATGCACAAGCGTCAAGTGAAACTTTTGCTTTTATAGCAAACTATCATGCAATGACTAGTGTTAGAGATGGAGATAGGCTGGCAAAACTTACTATGCAATGTGCAACTGACTTTTTAGCTCTTGGCATTGACCCAAACAAATCAACATTTTGGATACAGTCTGATGTAAAAGAGGTACTAGAGCTTTACTGGATTTTATCATCTTTTACTCCTATGGGACTACTAGAGCGCGCACATAGTTATAAAGATAAAACTGCAAAAGGCATAGCTGCAAATCACTCTCTTTTTTCTTATCCTGTTTTAATGGCTGCTGATATCTTAATCTTTGGGGCAGATGTTGTTCCGGTTGGAAAGGACCAGATCCAACATGTTGAGATAGCAAGAGATATAGCTATAAAATTTAACAACGCTTATGGAGATATCTTTACCATACCAGAGTTTCGCATTCAAGAGGAGATACAAACAGTCCCAGGCATTGATGGACAAAAGATGTCAAAGAGTTATAACAATGTTGTAAATATTTTTGGGCAAGAAAAAGAGCAGATGAAGACCATAAAAAAGATAGTGACCGAGAATGTAGCACTAGAAGAACCAAAAGAGTTTGAGGGCTGTAATGTTTATAATATGGCAAAACTCTTTTTACAAGGTGATGAGTTAGTGGCTCTTCAAGAGAGATATAAAAGAGGTGGCGAGGGACATGGTCATTTTAAACTCTACTTGCATGAAGTTATATGGGAGTATTTTAGAGACTTTAGAGAGCAAAGAGCTTATTTTGAAGCTCATCAAGATGAGGTAAAAGAGATATTAGATAGAGGAGCTTCAAAAGCTAGAGCTGTAGCACTTCCAATGATAGAGAAGATAAGAGAAGTAACGGGGCTTGTGTTTTGA
- a CDS encoding aminotransferase class IV family protein, translated as MKKTFFETIRVADGNILHLDYHQKRYESVLSLLDAKEFKNLKEYIKPPSSGLYRCRIVYDENELGVEFFKYKKREIKSLKLVYDDEITYAYKSSQREHLDKLFTQRGLCDDVLIVKNSFITDTTIANVAFLRDGLWYTPKTPLLCGTTRERLLDEGKIILKNIRVDELSLYSGLALMNAMIDFDIITLDNLKDTIC; from the coding sequence ATGAAAAAAACTTTTTTTGAGACCATCAGAGTTGCTGATGGAAATATTTTACATTTAGATTATCATCAAAAACGATATGAGAGTGTTTTGTCTTTACTAGATGCAAAAGAGTTTAAAAATTTAAAAGAGTATATAAAACCACCTAGCTCAGGGCTTTATAGATGTAGAATAGTTTATGACGAAAATGAGCTAGGTGTGGAGTTCTTTAAATATAAAAAGAGAGAGATAAAGAGTCTAAAACTTGTTTATGATGATGAGATTACATATGCTTATAAGTCAAGCCAAAGAGAGCATCTTGATAAGCTTTTTACGCAAAGAGGATTATGTGATGATGTTTTGATAGTAAAAAATTCGTTTATAACTGATACAACTATCGCAAATGTTGCTTTTTTGAGAGATGGACTTTGGTATACTCCTAAGACACCACTTCTTTGCGGGACTACAAGAGAGAGACTTCTTGATGAGGGAAAAATAATACTAAAAAATATAAGAGTAGATGAGCTAAGTTTGTACTCAGGTTTAGCACTTATGAATGCTATGATAGATTTTGATATAATTACGCTAGATAATTTAAAGGATACTATTTGTTAG
- a CDS encoding LysR family transcriptional regulator produces the protein MLKDFAKLQTFLMVIKEKSFSKASAKLGISQPAVTQQIKFIEDYLDTKIVERKKNGILLTKEGEDLYRIATKLDKAIVNGEKELLKIINKEFTFIMGSSNAIGNYVLPNYLGEIKKRIDNEVYMHVDLSSNIIDQLEEKKIDLALIESPVFRDGIIYREWVQDELVLFSNQPIKKQVSSEELFDFDWICRNEDSHTRRLTSEVFEELGVQCANFNVLAVLASPTSIKESILNADKNASRPLVSIMSRHVIQSELDSGRLFEARLKNYKIERNFYIAYLKERKHDAFVDNVVNYLLSLNKI, from the coding sequence ATGTTAAAAGATTTTGCCAAGTTACAGACCTTTTTAATGGTCATAAAAGAGAAGAGTTTCTCTAAGGCATCAGCTAAATTAGGTATATCTCAACCAGCGGTTACTCAACAGATTAAGTTTATAGAAGACTATCTTGATACTAAAATTGTTGAGCGAAAAAAGAATGGCATCTTACTCACTAAAGAGGGTGAAGATCTATATAGGATTGCAACAAAACTTGACAAGGCCATTGTAAATGGTGAAAAAGAGCTTCTTAAGATTATAAATAAAGAGTTCACATTTATCATGGGTAGCTCAAATGCCATAGGCAACTATGTACTTCCAAACTATCTAGGCGAAATCAAAAAACGAATAGATAACGAAGTCTATATGCATGTAGACTTATCATCAAACATTATAGATCAACTTGAAGAGAAAAAGATAGACTTAGCCCTTATAGAATCACCTGTTTTTAGAGATGGCATAATATATAGAGAGTGGGTCCAAGATGAACTTGTTCTTTTTTCAAACCAACCTATCAAAAAACAAGTAAGTTCAGAGGAACTATTTGACTTTGACTGGATTTGTAGAAATGAAGACTCGCACACTAGAAGACTCACTTCTGAGGTTTTTGAAGAGCTGGGCGTTCAGTGTGCAAACTTCAATGTTTTAGCAGTACTTGCCTCTCCTACTTCTATAAAAGAGTCTATCTTAAACGCAGATAAAAATGCATCAAGACCACTTGTTTCCATAATGTCTCGCCATGTCATACAGTCTGAGCTAGATTCAGGAAGGCTTTTTGAAGCTAGGCTTAAAAATTACAAGATAGAGAGAAATTTCTATATAGCTTACTTAAAAGAGAGAAAGCACGATGCTTTTGTAGATAATGTTGTAAACTATCTTTTATCTTTAAACAAAATATAA
- a CDS encoding ATP-dependent helicase codes for MEKIFEKLNDSQSQAVKQSEGPVLILAGAGSGKTTTIVSRLAYLIQVLGIPASNTLTLTFTNKAAKEMRERALSMIGDAASYPPLLCTFHKFGLLFLKFHIHLLNRQNNFVVIDTDDKKRIIKKINSEIPTPLIASEISRYKNSLLTPDDAYKQAEFFNYQQIAKVYEEYESYLKENNLVDFDDLIALTYRLLDENPDLAKTTSQKYSYIMIDEYQDTNELQLKLLQKLCTAHNNICVVGDDDQSIYGWRGANIRNIMEFHEDFLGTSVFKLENNYRSKEPILKVANALIEHNRSRLGKKLIATRGSGEDVTILNSYDENEEARKIAAKIKNLLDSGVRPNDIAILYRVNVLSRSIEEGLNRARIAYKLVGGLRFYDRAEIKDLISYIRIITNFHDDFSFKRVVNKPKRGLGKASVEKIELAAHRASSSIYEYIKTASIEELEALVKKKNSKTLKEFIKNLEEVSRVATDSTYEFIDILEETFKLKNIYTGMVDEAERVLNMDEFYGLFRDFVKKSPESGLDEFLNELTLQSEQDQVEGESIYMMSIHASKGLEFDHIFIIGLEEGFLPLVGDGSDLEEERRLGYVSFTRAKETLTLSHALSRFYKGRRSDLQKSRFFNESGLCEGSLKLEKNTVFKKGDLVRHKVFGTGRVAGVAKSGREFKLNINFAGTKRDILASFVERL; via the coding sequence ATGGAAAAAATATTTGAAAAACTTAATGATTCTCAGAGTCAAGCAGTAAAACAATCTGAGGGTCCTGTGCTAATACTCGCAGGAGCAGGAAGTGGCAAAACCACGACTATAGTTTCTCGCCTTGCTTATCTTATACAGGTCTTGGGCATCCCAGCATCAAACACTCTAACGCTTACCTTTACAAACAAAGCAGCAAAAGAGATGAGAGAGAGAGCTTTGAGTATGATAGGCGATGCTGCATCATATCCTCCACTTCTTTGCACATTTCATAAGTTTGGATTGCTCTTTTTAAAGTTTCATATACATCTGTTAAATAGGCAAAACAACTTTGTAGTTATAGATACAGATGATAAAAAAAGAATCATCAAAAAGATAAACTCAGAGATACCAACTCCACTAATAGCAAGTGAGATTTCAAGGTATAAAAACTCACTTCTTACCCCAGATGATGCTTATAAACAAGCTGAATTTTTCAACTATCAACAAATCGCAAAAGTTTATGAAGAGTATGAGTCCTATCTAAAAGAGAATAACTTAGTTGATTTTGATGATCTTATAGCTTTAACGTATAGACTTTTAGATGAAAACCCAGATCTAGCGAAAACTACATCGCAAAAGTATAGCTATATTATGATAGATGAGTATCAAGATACAAATGAGCTACAATTAAAACTGCTGCAAAAACTTTGTACGGCTCACAACAATATCTGCGTAGTTGGAGATGATGATCAAAGTATCTATGGTTGGCGTGGTGCAAATATACGAAATATTATGGAGTTTCATGAGGATTTTCTTGGTACTTCTGTCTTTAAACTTGAAAACAATTACCGCTCAAAAGAGCCCATACTCAAAGTTGCTAATGCACTTATAGAGCATAACCGCTCAAGACTTGGCAAAAAACTTATAGCAACAAGAGGCAGTGGCGAGGATGTGACAATACTTAACTCTTATGATGAAAATGAAGAGGCAAGAAAGATAGCTGCGAAGATAAAAAACCTTCTAGACTCAGGTGTCAGGCCAAATGATATAGCGATACTTTACCGCGTAAATGTTTTAAGCCGCTCCATAGAAGAGGGACTCAACCGTGCGAGAATAGCTTACAAACTCGTTGGAGGATTGAGATTTTATGATAGAGCTGAGATAAAAGACCTTATAAGTTACATCAGAATTATTACAAACTTTCATGATGATTTTTCTTTTAAAAGGGTTGTAAATAAACCAAAGAGAGGCTTAGGAAAAGCTAGTGTAGAAAAGATAGAGCTTGCAGCTCACAGGGCATCTTCATCCATCTATGAGTACATAAAAACAGCCTCAATAGAAGAACTTGAAGCACTTGTAAAAAAGAAAAATTCCAAAACCCTAAAAGAGTTTATAAAAAATCTCGAAGAAGTCTCAAGAGTCGCTACAGACTCAACTTATGAGTTTATAGATATTTTAGAAGAGACATTTAAGTTAAAAAACATCTATACAGGGATGGTTGATGAGGCTGAGAGAGTCTTAAATATGGACGAGTTTTATGGACTCTTTCGTGATTTTGTTAAAAAGTCTCCAGAATCAGGTTTGGATGAGTTTTTAAATGAGCTAACTCTTCAAAGTGAACAAGATCAAGTTGAGGGCGAGAGCATCTATATGATGAGTATTCACGCTTCAAAAGGTTTAGAGTTTGACCATATCTTTATCATAGGGCTTGAAGAGGGCTTTTTGCCTCTTGTGGGCGATGGAAGCGACTTAGAAGAAGAGAGACGTTTAGGTTATGTCTCTTTTACAAGAGCAAAAGAGACCCTTACACTCTCCCATGCACTAAGTAGATTTTACAAAGGAAGAAGAAGTGACTTACAAAAGAGTAGATTCTTCAATGAATCTGGACTTTGTGAGGGTTCACTAAAGCTAGAGAAAAATACAGTTTTTAAAAAGGGCGACTTGGTTCGTCATAAAGTCTTTGGAACGGGCAGAGTAGCTGGTGTGGCAAAAAGTGGGCGAGAGTTTAAGTTAAATATAA